One window of Deltaproteobacteria bacterium genomic DNA carries:
- a CDS encoding acyl-CoA/acyl-ACP dehydrogenase: protein MIDFSLTEEQLAIQRKARDFAEKEMKALGREVDRIADP from the coding sequence ATGATAGATTTTAGTTTAACCGAGGAGCAACTTGCTATTCAGCGCAAAGCTAGGGATTTCGCAGAAAAGGAGATGAAAGCACTTGGCCGGGAGGTGGATCGCATCGCCGATCCCAA